One Dysidea avara chromosome 8, odDysAvar1.4, whole genome shotgun sequence genomic window, CCACTCTTGATACTGTGATTGGATTTGAGACCTGTCAGGAATTATTCTCTGCCAACAGGTGAAAATATAATTGCTAACAGTTGTGTAATTGCTttttaatatttcttttagtccTCATGCTGATATGAGTATGGATGGGGTTGAAATTATAACAAATTGTAGTGGTAGCCACCATCAGTTACGAAAGCTCCACCTGAGAGTTGATCTTATTAGATCTGCCACATCTAAGGTTAACCATCACAGTGCGTAGATGACATTTAACTCTCATTTTTACAGTGTGGCGGAGCATACTTGTACTCTAATCTGAGAGGATGTGATGGTGAAAGAGTGTATTATGATGGCTGTAGTTTAATTTCTGTCAATGGAGAGTTTGTGGCACAGGGCAAGCAATTCTCATTAGAAGATGTGGTAAGGAAATACATATGCTATCCTTTCTATCTACCCTGGCCATACATAGTTGAAATGCTGTCTATTTGTCACGGTGCTTACTTGTCAGTCTCTCTGTGTATCAACATAATTCACACTTGACTGGAAGCACTCATCAACTGGCTACCTTAAGAATTTTATTTCAAGCATATCTGTGTGTTTCTGTTAATCCACTTCAGTGTGTTAAAAGTCATAGAGTAGAGAAAGCTTGAGTTACAATCCTTTGCAAACCacagtgtggtctgttcaaCCAGTAGAGCGTCTGTCTTCAGTGTGATTAGTCACAAGTTTAAATCCTGCTAGcatttgatttttaaaaaaatcaggTCAACTGAGTACAGTTCATCTTTGTGTTTGTCATACGTGCatgtgttctgttagagtgaATAACCACTTAGTTATGTCATTTTGACTACAAGTTATGGAGAAATAAatacatagcacatcaatatgTAGGGCACTTGCCTGTGTGTTTATACCATACGCTCTTTTAGAGTTACATTTATTGTGATTTCTAACTTAAGTGCCATAAGATGTGCCTGTGTGTTAAGCTAGTCAGAATCTGGGAACTTGGTAAGTGGGCCATTAGCGACTAAACAATTATAGTAACCAGTGGCAACAGTAATCACCATAGCACTAGAGCACATGACTGTGACAAGCCTGTAAATCAATAGTTTACAGTCTACCTGTTACAATACTATTGTCAACATGTAGCAGGCTTGTCTGACCATCCTGCTACAGGAATGGTCCAGGGCAGTATTATATCTACAATACAATACTGTGACAGGCTATTGATATATGTGAATATTAACTGGCTGGTAGAAGCTGTTAACAGGACTATATTTTTTGTAAGGGGTATAAGAACATAATACACTGTATCTCTAGCCTGTAGGTGGTACAGTGTTTACATAGGTTTTGAGGTTGCTTGATACTGTTGCCTTGGCACGATCGTAAAGTGCATGTGCAACAGATATGGCCAATGAAATTTGCTAGTAATCTTTGTGAAATTCAAATAATATATGTGCTCCTTAAATTTCATTTGCTAGTTACTACACATGCGTGATGTGTAGTTGTGTAGTCGTGTAGTCGTGTAGTCGTGTAGTTGTGTAGTCGTGTATGGTATCAAACAACCTCAAAACCCTTtgtagatttaaaaaaaaatgtacaGAGTGATCAGCTTATGTGAAGTACTACAAGGGGAAATCTAGTGATGTGTGATACATATTACAGTATATCTGGTTTTGTGCAGTTTACAATGTATTGCGGAATTGCTGTTGGAAACTGCTTTATACCTCACATTAATAAAAGAGTCATCGTTCATTGCTTACGTGTTTCAGATATTTACAGCATAAGAAAGTTCTTCAGAAGCTACAGACCCCATACATGTGTACTGTGCAAGAGAGCTAACTGTATGCATAACTGTGTGTTATCTTACAATATAGGAAGTGGTGACTGCTACAATTGACTTAGAAGACATTCGTTCCTACAGAGTTCAGTTGATGAACTACCAAGTTAGCTATATACGTGTGTATATACATTACTTAGCATAACATCAACCAATACATGTAAACACTGAAAAATTTTCAAATGGCTTGAGAAAGCAGTGGGGTTGTTGGAGGCATAATTAAGTAGTATAAATATTGTATTGACAATGTAACTCAATAATCCACTTTTGCTCTTCTTTATTATACGAAGGACAACTctctgtacatcagtgtagtTGGTAGCTTGGTTGGTACGTATATCATTGGCAGTGCTTAAATTTATAAAAGAAAAGTGGATATATCTTGATATACAGGAAGATATACATACCTACTGTATATCTGTCAGTTCATTAGCTGTTAGCCAGTTGTGTTAGCTATGGAGGATATACTATAATAGAAGGATGTCAGTCTCTTTAGTGTATTTATATGCATATTCCagcagtatatatatatctaatccaaaacagccaagctgtaaaaaaaacagtgcggccctcaaaaaggctatggtgaaaaaagatgtgaaatccaaggtggcagccaagaaatggctgtgatggtaggttaatggtaaaaattttaataacgacaattcaggtgaatttttgtgccgcttggtcttggcaaaaaattcacctaaattgccgttattaaaatttttaccattaacctaccatcacagccatttcttggccgccaccttggatttcacatcttttttcaccatagcctttttgagggccgcactctttttttacagcttggctgttttggattagatttcatttctttttgtatttgtataccccaaagccagcctatggccggctttgggacttttttaacctgtctttttttctttaccacaggaagaagaaaagatgaagcagatgcactttagattttatcagtaaatgtacaaattatatatataatacatatatttattacagaactctccatggtggtttctttgtaactgaacactctacaaggtgacttcttgctgctttctctacagggtgaattgtttgtagctgaacaatctacaaggtaacttcttctagctgatctctatacagggtgatttgtttgtagctgaactatctacaaggtaacttcttctagctgatctctctacagggtgatttgtttgtagctgaattctgtgcaggtgatttgtttgtagctgagctctttacagaatggtttctttgtagctgaactctctacaaggtaacttcttctaactgatctttctacagggcaatttgtttgtggctgaattttctacagggtgatttctttgcagctgaactctctacatggtggtttctttgtaactgaactctctacaaggtgacttcttctagcagatctttctagagggtgatttgtttgtagctgaactctctacagggagatttgtttgtagctgaactctctacaggcgatttgtttgcagctgaactctctacattgtgatttctctgtagctgaactctctataaggtaacttcttttagctgatgtctctacaaggtcactagtttgtagctgaactctctacatgatggtttctttgtaactgaactctctacaaggtgacttcttctagctgatctctctacagagtgatttgtttgtaactgaactctctacaaggaaacttcttctagctgatctctctacagggagatttgtttgtagctgaactctctacaggtgatttgtttgcagctgaattctacaaggtgatttcttctagctgaactgtctctttccatagttgcatgaactccctacaaggtaacttcttctagctgatctctctacagggtgaattgtttttagctgatctctctacagggtgacttgtttctagctgatccctatacaggttacttgtttctatctgatctcttgaattctcttcagggtgactgctctattaggatgactgctctattagagtatctcgatctcgcacttgctgcaccaagttggatttcgtgttataactccgtgggctttaagtctgattcttctacaccattgaagagccttgattattccatctatacagcgattttcaaagcattatcccaagcggtttatctggtaggcgtggcaagtagtcgttttttattagctaatctcgattgcgtaattgttacacactgttggttttttcgttgtatcttcctggtttttagctcgatttctttcaaaccacaaaaggtttgaggttcaatagttaacctattcacccaccgattttcagcttcttcccatacgcggtttaccttgtaggcgtgacaacatattggtgttatttttcgtgaataatcgatcataactcttttcctgtttatcgtatcatagccaaagttggtacagagatgcgcctttataccccccttcagtgtgccaaatttcaaggcaatcggatatggcgttcgcgttttatagcagtttttgtaagtgtgcgaaaagaggaagaaaaataagaagaaatgaaaaacgaagaaactaagccaatttttgaagtcgcatatctcgggaacgcttgaagcgatttcgctcaaatttggaatgtggagtgctgaaggtggagggaatgtccacagcaaaaattgtcttgtttcatcaaggcagcacagaactacggaggtgcgaaaattgcgttttctttcttcctgtcaatacactcacgggtgttgcgcgctggcttcttgggccgcacgacacactactgtgtgtcttgatatatatattggGTGTACGTATACAGTATGTTACTGCTAAACTTGTTACTGTATTCCTGAACACTGATATGCATTTTATATGGCACATTTATGTTCTCTTTGAAGTGAGGTCTGAAAGTGGTACAAAATATTCCTCTGCATTTATACATCATAGATACAATGTGTggataagtagaattctagggaAATGTTAATAGTGGAAAATGCCAGATATTACACCAATTTGCAGCATTGCTGGATCCTTCTTCTGCATTCAGTATAGGTACCTGCAAGGAGAGGATGGACACTCTGGGATAGGCTAACTTGTCAGCACTAAAATCCAGCCCTATTGATTGGCAATGGGATAGTTCTTATTTGTCTGCTCTATTGTATATATTGCAGAGTGactcctctattagagtgttttgattgtTTTGGTGGAAGAATCtagcaatgctgcaaagaaacatttTGGTGTAAAATCAATCCaaccatactgtatgtattggcATGATAACCATTTTCCACTGGTCGTTCTTGTCCCACTTTACGTTTGCGTCCCCTAAGAATTCTGCTTGTCCCTTTATGTACATAATGTTTCATTGTTCAAGTAAACAATTTAGTATGTTATTTACAGGGTAAAGCAGCACCCAATTACCCTCGTGTTTATTTGGATGAGAGCCTGTCCCATCCTGATAGTAGTGTAACTGTTGTGACAACACCCGTGCAGTTGATTCATTATCACATGCCAGAAGAAGAAATAAGGTAAGCTGTGCATTATTTGCACActttaaaattttcatgtaacaGTCTTGGACCTGCTTGTTGGATGTGGGATTACTTGAGACGCAGTAAAATGGTATGAACGTAAGTAACTGCAAGATCACAGTCACACTACATGTAATTCATAGGCAGGATTTTTCTTGCCACTTAGTGGAGGCATTGACAGCTCATCTACTGCTTGTCTTGTTGGATCAATGTGTGATATAGTGTGGGAGGCATATCAGAATGGCTGTAAGTAATATACATGCTTACTGCatattatgtgtatataaaATTCTTTTAATGCAGTGGATAGTGTAGGAAGAGATCTGAGAGAAATACTGCAGTTAGCAGATAATGAACAACTTCCTGGAAGTGCAAAAGAAATTTGTCAGTGAGTATGGCGACTTTTATGCACTTGTGCGTTAATATTTTTTTCATTCTTTTTCTTAAATGTAGTGCTATATTTTCAACATGCTACATGGGAACGACTAATTCTTCAGAAGATACTAAAAAACGTGCAAAACAATTGGCTGAAGAGATTGGAAGGTATGTACTTTGCTATCCCATCATTTTATAGTGCTTTCAGCTGTTGTATTGACAATCTTGATGTAGATGTGTGTGTCTATACTTTATTCAGCAATCACACTGAGATAAAGATTGACAACAGTATTACTTCAACAGTCAACATCTTTACTGAGACTACTGGGTTGACTCCAAAGTTTAAGGTATTTgtgataaaatgcatgtgtacatTACATGCACGTACTGACTATAACTTTACAGCTTATTTATAGCACTCATTTTGTTGTTTGACCGTATAGGTACATGGAGGAAGTCGTGCTGAAAATTTAGCATTGCAAAATATACAGGTAACTACCAcgtgtataattatatgcacaGTACATGTGTTCATAACCCAAAGGTGGCCCTAGGACATGCATAATAGCAGCCAATACCACAGATTACCAAGTTGCAGTATATCTATAGATTAGCTTGTGTGTTAAAAAAATCAGGTATAAAGAACCTTGTAGCATGACCCCTGACCTAACTTACACTGTATATAACAGGGGGCCACTAAGTTGAGGTTCACTCTAATACCCATGCTGCAGTTTATGGTTTAGGGTTTATAATGTAAATACCTACATTGCATACAGTTGTAATTGCCTGGTGGTGTGCGTAAGTGTTGCTCTACTAGAGCAGTTGAGTTTCACTCAGAAAAGAAAATTTTTTTGTACCTTTGTGGTTAACTGGTCTGTACATACAAAACAGTGTAATTACATACTGCACCATCCCTCCTGTTGTGACAATTGACTCTCCACTGTAGTGTAAAGATGTGTCTGGTGTCATTATTTTAGGCTCGCCAGCGAATGGTGCTTAGCTACTTTTACGCTCAACTTTTACCATGGTCGCAAGGGAAGAAAGGATCACTTCTAGTGCTTGGTTCTGCTAATGTGGATGAAAGGTTTAGAAATATGTTGCATGACCGTGTGGCCAATAGTATtgttttgtagcatgtgtataaAATGAAAGGTGATTGTTTCATTTCAGCTTAAGAGGTTATCTCACTAAGTACGATTGCTCAAGTGCTGACATAAATCCTATTGGTGGAATCAGTAAAACAGATTTGAGGTCATTTTGTCGCTACATGTCTCAAAAGTATCCTGAATTGCGTGGGTAATAACTACATATCTATCATATCAGTGCACTTCAGTAAACACAATTGTAGCATTCTTAAAGCACCACCTACTGCAGAGCTGGAACCAATCACATCTTCATATACTCAGACGGATGAGGTACGTACTCTATGAGTAAACATTCACAATACAAGTTGTGTAGACTTAGCTAGCTTCAGCTGGTTGTGTAGAGTATCATTAATATTGTATATAGCTAGTACATGAGTGCTCTACACAGGAGGATATGGGAATGACGTATGCTGAATTGCAAGTGTTTGGAAAACTTAGAAAGGAAGGGGGATGTGGTCCTTTTGCAATGTTCTGCAAACTGTTACACATGTGGGGAGACAAAATGTCTCCTGCTGaggtactgtatgattaaactGTATAAAACACTAGCTTTGATCAAAATAAATTATTGTCCTGCAGATTTCACAGAAAGTTAAGAACTTCTTTCGAGGATATTCTATCAATCGTCACAAAGCTACTGTCCTTACTCCAGCATATCATGCTGAAGGCTACAGTCCAGATGATAACCGCTTTGATTTGCGGCCATTTTTATACAATGTGCGATGGACCTGGCAGTTTGCTGCTATTGACCAGAAGGTTTGTTGGTATTACCAGTAGTATCAGGCATAAGTAATCCTACAGTATTACAAGTATGTACTTATGTATGTAGGTACACTTTTTGACGCATGGAAATTCCAAACTTTTAATGGTATCAAACTCAAGGAATAGCCCAGCAAAGCCATCTGCTCCTCAGAGAGATATGGATGATAGAACTACCAAGGAAGATACTGCCAAAAGCAATTCAGTTAAAGGAACTACTGAGACATCACCATTTCACACTGCTAATGAAAGCACCAATCTCTATCCATTGTTGAGCACAAATAGTCTAAATACCAGTCGGAGTTACAAGACAGCTGACCAACATTTGGAGGGTTCTCGTAAAAGGCATTCTGATGGTTCATCTGTCCTTGGTGATAAGAAGCCTAAGACACCCACGACACAACAGTCACAAAGCTGGTTTAGTCACATTCTACGAAAGTGATGCACATCTCAAACAAGTGATACTATTTTATACATTTTACTGTTCTTGCATTGTGAATATAGTAATATAGCTGTGTGCAAATatttcatccttgaaaattaGAACTGGTTTAGATAAAAAGATAATCTAGATACCTAAATCACCTATCGTAAATTAGATAATGATtttcattatcgagataatagtAATCTAGTGTATatcaaccacagtcagatgAAAAACCTTTGGAAAGGTATCGAATTAAATTttttactgtataatatattacattaTTATCAAGATAATATCGATTATCGAGATATAGGTTTTACTATTATCGCATAGCCCTATTGAAAATCAATGATTATCAATATTAGgaagcctgagtgaaaaatgaGTGATCCATGGAGAAaaataaaaccatgaaaatttgtcaatttgtgaaaattgtacATGTCATTAGTAGTGTACATAGCATTGTAGTGTGATTCAGAAATTCAGCATAATAATTACAACACATTCTGGTTATACAGTACCATTGGGCATTTTAGATAGGCTTTTTATTATCAGCATAAATTTTACATTTTATGTGGCAAATTGTCCCATGCATGTTGTTGCTATGGTTACTGCTATTGCTATGCATAGCATTACAGAACACCTACCCATACACACAACAGCTTTGACTTTAAAAGTactagctattatcaagtttcaTTTATAaatcaaacaaacaagtaccaGATGTCATTGTGGGATTCTGAATACATTTGATGTGCATGTACAGGTAACAGCACAGCAGGGCTACCTAAACCATCTAGCCATATTTTATACATTACAACACCATGAATCTTGCTTGATACTTCAGAATCCTAACACATTTTTAAGTGGATAAATGCATCCAATATATTTATGTACAAAAATGTACATAGAAGTTACAAAACAGTAATAACAAACCTAAGTGTTTTTTTACACATGCTACTTGGTAACTTCATGAATTGCTTTAGCAACATAGTCAACATTTTTAGTGGTCAAAGCAACAATGGATATCCGGCCATCTTTCGTCATGTAAATGTGAAAATCATCTCTCAATCTTTGCACCTAAAAAGCACAAGTATAATATACTGTCATAACAaaaatgtgacctgctgagcaaaaatccaatttgtttgcacaagtctgcttttgatacaaaGGCGGTCTACAAAAAAATCTTTTTATTTCTGTATCATTAAGCAAACATGATTTCGATGAGttacatacgtgtgtgtgtgtatgcctaCAATGTGTTAAAATCATCATTATTTATAACTTTGAACTGCCTTCTTACTTGCAAGCATGAGTGAATATACTGTAGGCCAAAAACTATACTTTGATGAATTTGCCAGTTCACAGTGAACACAATGAGTCCCAACACCACAGACTTTTCCACTTGTGACTTATGAATTAAACAAGTGCATGTAGTTTATTATCAGTGTGGTCATTATGCAAATTAACCCATTGTTTTGCTGTTCCTGTTCTTTATTGCTATATACCAACAGGTACATCCTGTAAGGCTGAAACTTTCTTGACAAAAGCGTTGTAATAGAAATAAATTTgagaaaaatgcaaactagtccTTGTTTTTAGCCACACAATTAACATGACTTAAGTTCCAGAATGAGTGTGACCTTTAAACAAATTAACCCACGGTTTAAAGgtggggtgtgtgtgtgtgtgtgtgtgtgtgtgtgtgtgtgtgtgtgtgtgtgtgtgtgtgtgtgtgtgtgtgtgtgtgtgtgtgtgtgtgtgtgtgtgtgtgtgtgtgtgtgtgtgtgtgtgtgtgtgtgtgtgtgtgtgtgtgtgtgtgtgtgtgtgtgtgtgtgtgtgtgtgtgtgtgtgtgtgtgtgtgtgtgtgtgtgtgtgtgtgtgtgtgtgtgtgtgtgtgtgtgtgtgtgtgtgtgtgtgtgtgtgtgtgtgtgtgatgtgatCATGCCAGGATGCAGATACATGTATAATTGTTGTGCATCTTATACAGTAGTTGTGACACATTTCTATTACCTGTTGCTCATTTAATCCAGAGAAGCAAAACATACCAATCTGTCCTGTAATGTGAGACCAGTTCAGTTTGGAACCTGTGTGAATTAATGTACAGTAGTAaaatatacatgtagttacaCTTAAGATTATATTATCACACCTTCTTTTTCTAAGCCTTCATGCAACCTTTCCCTCATAAGAATGGTCCGATCTGCCATGGACTTCACTTCTACCAACCTTGTaaacagcaaagaaacaattcAACAGATGTACAGAAAATTATCTTGTGTCTATTAGAAACAGCCTTATACTGATcaatattaaaatatatatatatatatatagcaatctCT contains:
- the LOC136262709 gene encoding glutamine-dependent NAD(+) synthetase-like, with product MGRKVTLATCTLNQWALDFAGNLQRIFESIKIAKEKGAKYRLGPELEISGYGCGDHFLETDLYLHCWQVLVELLQADEVRDIVCDVGIPVMHKNIAYNCRVIFFNQKILLIRPKMHLATTGNYREGRWFTPWIKVRETEEFVLPQMISEITGQKTVPFGDIVLATLDTVIGFETCQELFSANSPHADMSMDGVEIITNCSGSHHQLRKLHLRVDLIRSATSKCGGAYLYSNLRGCDGERVYYDGCSLISVNGEFVAQGKQFSLEDVEVVTATIDLEDIRSYRVQLMNYQGKAAPNYPRVYLDESLSHPDSSVTVVTTPVQLIHYHMPEEEISLGPACWMWDYLRRSKMAGFFLPLSGGIDSSSTACLVGSMCDIVWEAYQNGLDSVGRDLREILQLADNEQLPGSAKEICHAIFSTCYMGTTNSSEDTKKRAKQLAEEIGSNHTEIKIDNSITSTVNIFTETTGLTPKFKVHGGSRAENLALQNIQARQRMVLSYFYAQLLPWSQGKKGSLLVLGSANVDESLRGYLTKYDCSSADINPIGGISKTDLRSFCRYMSQKYPELRGILKAPPTAELEPITSSYTQTDEEDMGMTYAELQVFGKLRKEGGCGPFAMFCKLLHMWGDKMSPAEISQKVKNFFRGYSINRHKATVLTPAYHAEGYSPDDNRFDLRPFLYNVRWTWQFAAIDQKVHFLTHGNSKLLMVSNSRNSPAKPSAPQRDMDDRTTKEDTAKSNSVKGTTETSPFHTANESTNLYPLLSTNSLNTSRSYKTADQHLEGSRKRHSDGSSVLGDKKPKTPTTQQSQSWFSHILRK